The nucleotide sequence GGTTTGAAGAAGAACGTGGTAATGATTTCCCATCAAACAATAGGCAAACACTTCAATGCCCCACATCTGATGGCATTCACCCAGCAGGTTTAAAAACAATTCTCGGTCTACCCGATCAGTGAAAATTTTCTGATAGGCCAGGCCCCGGTTCATGACATGATAATAGGCATCAGGAAATTCGATTCGAAGTGGACGGGACATGAGCAGAGCATACCATAATCTCCAAACATGACTCAAGACGAGATTTGACCCCTTTCCTTTCCCTTTCCATTTGCACGAAAAAATTTATTGAACCCATAACGTTCCAGATCAATGCGACAGCACCGATTGCCCAGAAACTCCAGTGAACACCACCAACGGTCTCATCGCTCATTACATTCCCCTATTACTTGTTATTCTGTTGCCCGGGTAGCAGGTGTGACAACATCTTCCTCTCGGGTCGATGAGAACGGCGCCTCGATTCCCTCGAATAAGCCAATGCTACTGATGGCCAACCTGAGACTACTCTGCCTCAAGACGCTGCTTCATATCAATGTATGCAGATTCGATCAGTTTGATTAGATCTGTGGCAGCGATGTCGCCATCGGGACTGAGCTTTACGTGGCGCATGTACTTCCCGGTACCTTCCAGCAGGCCCACTGGATCCGCGAGTTCGGCGCCACGGAAAAATCCGACAT is from Nitrospiria bacterium and encodes:
- a CDS encoding transposase, which codes for MSHVWRLWYALLMSRPLRIEFPDAYYHVMNRGLAYQKIFTDRVDRELFLNLLGECHQMWGIEVFAYCLMGNHYHVLLQT